The DNA region AGGAGAGGGAGTGAGAGGCAGGTGTGGTTTGCTTGATAGGACACATGAATTACAGAGAGTGCATGtgaaaagaaggcaaaacagAATTAGATATTCATTCTCATTTgagtcttttatttttgctggccACTTTTAGGAACTGGTTTGAAAATATCCCACCCTACCATGTACAGTAACTGTGAGAAGTTGAAGCCAGCGATTCAGAAAAAGTCCCCTAGGGTTATTTTCCATCATTACCAAGAAATCTTTGTCACTGGTCAGACGTTTCTCACATGTGAAAATCTTGTTTCCTTTCATCCGTGTCCCACATACTTAAATCACGAGTTCTGCCCCATTTCTTGAGCTCCAGTCATATGGCACTCAGCTGACCTGCATCCCTGAAAAGTTGGGCTTTTGTGAGTGCTCTtgttaattcattttctgttcttgagaTACATGTGGTTACACACACAGCATTGTAGTTGCAGGAGAACACATTACCTGTGCTGTTCTGGGTGTAGCCTCGTGCTTGGGACATCTCAGTCCACAGTGCTGTTCACTTCCATTACCTACAACAGGAGTCAGATATGAAAGTGGTTCAGACAGTGCTAGATCAGCACTTAGCAGTGTGAGTCCTAGTGTAAGTGTAGTACATTCATTATGGTTTAGTCATGTTGGTTGGAAGCGTACCCTAATCTGTGTCCCCTCTTTTAGCCTCTCTGTCCAAAGGAGCTCTGGCACTTTGTCCACCAGTGTTATGGGAACGAGCTGGGTCTGACCAGCGATGATGAAGATTATGTGCCTCCTGATGATGACTTCAACACAATGGGGTGAGTGAGGGAGAATGTTATCTGTTTGTGATGAAGGAAAGAtggcttcaggagagcagaagtCCTTCAGTATTCCATAAGTCAAACTGTTATTTGTCCCTGAGGTTTTGGGTTCTGGCCAAATATTTCTGTGGCTGTAGGTGTGTAATGGCTAAAAAGCTGAAAGTGTACCAGTTCCTCCTGGAAACTGGTGGGAGCTGCAATAGTTTGTGTCTCTATTTGCAGAGCTAGATGAGTGATCCTGTAAATGTGCCAGAGTGCCCCATTCGCTGGGCTAGTCAGCATGTTGCATGGTCAGAAAGTGCTGATGCTTGCCAGTCTGTGTATAAACACTTCAATAGTTTGGGCTTGATCTCCCCTTCTCTGAGCCATTTCTGCTTCCAATCAGACTAGaaactgcacagaaatattCTTACTTGCTCTGTGTGTCCAGTTGTAGCTGTACTGAGAGGTGTAAACATAAAAACCTGTGTTCTCTGTGGCGTCTCAGCTACTGTGAAGAAATCCCTGTGGAAGAGAATGAAGTCAATGACAGCTCCTCCAAAAGCAGCATGGAGGCCAAGCCAGAAGCTAGCCCTCAGCTGCCAAAGAAATCAGTAACTGCCAGCACACTGACATCCACAGGGAGCAGTGAAGCACCAGCCTCGGTAAGTGGTCTCCATGATTTAATTCCAGACGTGTAGAGGCCAGTTATTCAAAGGTGTGATAATGGATGAATATGAACAATATGCAGATGTGAAGAGTTGTCAGAAATAATCCCCACTTTCTAGTTGCTGGTCGTGCCCTCATTGTGCTCTGTCCTCGCTGCAGTTTGATGGGGTGCTACcagaagaggaggaggtggtAGCAGAGAGTCCCGTGGAAAAAGACCTTGGCATTGCAAATATCATGGGAGAGAAGATAGAGATCATTGCCCCTGTGAACTCCCCTTCCCTGGACTTCAATGACAACGAGGACATTCCCACTGAGCTCAGCGACTCATCTGAGACCCACGATGAAGGTATGCAGGGCAGGCcatcagtgctttgtttttctctgtctaTTCCATGGAGGGACGAGGAGAGTAAATACTGAGTTCGTTTCCTGGTGCTGTATGAACACAGCCTGCGATGCTGGCACAGAGGATCAAGGTGGGGCTTGTGGGTCTGTTTCCCCACAGGTGAAGTCCAGGCATTTTATGAGGACTTGAATGGCCGTCAGTATGTGAATGAAGTCTTCAACTTCAGTGTGGACAAACTGTACGACTTGCTCTTCACGGACTCCCAGTTCCAGAGAGACTTCATGGAACAGCGTCGGTTCTCTGGTAAGCTGCTGATGGGGGCTGTGTTCCCTGTATCAATCTGTATTGATGGCAATCAAAAGCAAGCAGAACCTGCCTTGTTTGGCACTGTGGGTTTATTTTCTAAGAGCCACGCATAAGCTTATGGTTGAATCCCATTCTgtggtttttgggtttttttttgctatcagTTAAGGCCTGATCGTATGTTCATGGTCTAATAACCAACAAAAAGGCTCTTCTAGTTCCACACCagacactggcacagactgTGTAGTTGGTGATGCAAAGGCAGCATTGCTTGGCATACTGCAGTCTTCCTTTCCCTGTAACTCCAGGTTGCAAAAGGAGCGACAACTCCAGCCTACCCTTTCTCCCTGCACTGCAGGAGGGGAAAGTATTCCTCACACTTCTGGTTCCTTGTGGGTGTCTAAAtctgaagctgtgctgcagtgaggctctttctgcagctgctctgcttagCCCCCTGGCTGGCAGACTTGCAGGACTCTGCAAGCTCAGGGCAAAGCCACTTGAAAGCAGCTCCAGGCAGAAATATTCCCATCTGATCTTGGGAGAGGATGCACCTTGTCCCTGCAGTGATCACATTTAGTACAGGAGACCTTTCCTATACACTTATTTGGGCTCgagtgcttctgcagctgagctctgcaggggGAAGGAAATACACTCCTGAGCTTGGTTATTTGATGATGCCTTTTCCTTGGGATCTGACTTGGCATCCCTTTCAATTACTTTGACTGAGTATTGTTTTCTCCTCTCAGATATTATCTTTCACccctggaagaaagaagaaaatggcaatCAAACCAGAGTGATCTTGTATACCATTACCCTCACCAACCCTCTGGCTCCCAAAACTGCCACTGTCACTGAGACACAGGTATGTGAAAGTGCAGCAATGGTGTAATGCTTTGTTCAAACAGATCTGTGATTTCCTTTCTTGCCTCAGGCATGTTGCTTCGCACCTTTGCATTCTTCctatatgttttcttttacacGTTTTTCTTGTATTAACTTGCTACCCGGTATCACTGCGAATGTGAAGAGCTGATCTTAAGCTCACAGTGGTTTGTTCTGCAAGGGAAGGACTGTTATATTTCCGTCCAAAGCAGATCAGTTGGTCACCGAGCAGCACGTTCTAACGTCTTGTCTGTTGCCTGTTGTGATGGTTTTTGAGCTGCCAGCACAGGACAGTCACGTACTGTCAGCTCATCCTTATCACAGTTCCCCATAGATTTGAAGGacctctgctcaaagcagggtcAGCTCTCCTTTTAGATCATGTTGCTGCCGGACAAGCCAGATATTAGTTCAATGGGAAGAGGTAACACCTGCAAAAGTCCCTCAGAATGGGTCCTCGTGTGGCAGAGAACTGCATATCTGATGTGAAATGCTGGATGGGGCTTGGGCATGGGCATGGTCTACTATCTGTCACAGAGCTATATTTGTAAAGTGCTAGTGAAGGTGCCTATCTATCAAAGCCATGTTCTAACCAGACTAATAGTTGCCTTGCATGCTGTCTTTTATGCAGACAATGTACAAAGCCAGCCAAGAAAGCGAGTGCTATGTCATAGATGCAGAGGTGCTAACTCACGACGTCCCCTACCATGATTATTTCTACACCATTAACCGCTACACATTGACTCGTGTTGCCAGAAACAAAAGCCGACTCAGGTACACTCCTGGTGGGATGAACAGCTTTACTGACAACCAAAAGTCACCTTTGGGTGGGAGAGCTGCTTTCGGTGTGTCAGGAGGGGTGGGGAGAACCGAGTCTTGTGTCCTTGTTGCCAGTAAACTCCTGTTGCAGAATTAGCATGGAGCAGCTGCCTGTTTGTGGCAGCACTGAGGAAACAGTACAGTTGTTGCAGAGGACTTATGGTTGGGCCAGAGGGATCTGCAGACTTCATTCTTTAAAGCAGTTGTTTGCAGGAACAGTTGCCATACACAGCAAACAGAATGCAATAAGCTGTAGGATGTACTTGCAGACTGTGCCTCTGCAAATCACCTTGCAGGACAAGCAGAGGAATTTGGTATTAGGAGAAGCTCTAGGGCTTGTGTTTCAATCTGATAAGCAATCTAAATGTCTGCCTGCACATGGCCAGGCGTGTTGGGAGTCCTCTCAGGGGAAGCATTCTTGAGGCATTCCTAACTCATTTCGTGTACATGTTGACAGAGGATTGGATGTAACCTctagaaggaaaatggaaagagtGACTTCCCCTTCTTCTTACAGGGTTTCCACAGAGTTACGTTACAGGAAGCAGCCTTGGGGGCTGGTAAAATCCTTCATCGAGAAGAATTTCTGGAGTGGCCTAGAAGATTATTTCCGTCATTTAGGTAAGGGTTGCAATGACCAGAGCTGCTGCAATGGCAGCATCACTCTCAGTAGCTTATGCATGCGGTGTAATGGCGTGGTAgctgctgccagcctgctgGGGATTAGACTTCAGAGAGGCTTTTAAATGGGGTCAGCCAAAGTTATTgctcagcagctggcagcacttgCTGACCATCAGCTCCCCTCTAACATAATTGTGTGGGGTAAGGGTTTGGCTGAAGGTGTGGGGATCCCTAGTGTGTGTTGTGGCACAGTCATTTCATACCCTGGCATTCAATACCTGTACTCCATCCAGCTGCTGTGCCGGTAGAGAGCTTGGAGTTTGCATCATTGCAATGCTAGTTCCGCTTCTGTTAAATGATTTCTCTCCCTCGTTGTCACTGCAGAAAGTGAATTGACCAAAACAGAGAGCACATACCTGGCTGAGGTCCACAGACAATCCCCCAAAGAGAAGGTGAGCAAGCAATCTACAGTCCGCAGGAGGAAACGGGCCCATGCCCATCTGCGGGTGCCGCACTTGGAGGAGGTGCTGAGTCCAGTCACCACCCCCACGGATGAGGAGGTTGCTCACCGAATCAAGCATGTGGCAGGTAAGGAACCACAGACCCTTCACACTtggggatggagagctggaCGTCTCTGGAGACAAGCTGGAAGTCTGTTATAGAGAGTTAATGGGGAGAAAGGCCTGGGCTTCTTAAAGCAATGGACACATGATGAGTGTTTTGAATGAGATAGAGGATCATGTAGTGGAAAAACATTGCCCTCTCCATGGGACAGCATTTCATAGCTGACACACACCTGTCTCCTCAGGTTCCACACAGACGAGGCACATCCCCGAGGAGAGCCCCAGTGGCTTCCACCTGCAGAGCGTTTCCAAGCTGCTCCTCGTCATCAGTTTTGTGTAAGTGATTTGATTTTAACTCCTGCCTTCACAGTCAGCCTTCAACTTACTTTCTCCTCTTGTGTTTCTGGTGTTCTCTGTTCCCATCAGTGCTGGAAGTGGTGGAATTCCCACTTCGGTGCAaggcaggagcaggcagtgctggctgcagtgtgCCTTTCATGGCATTGCCCAGCATGAATATTCTTTATAGGTGCCCACAAGAGCCACACAGCTCATCTTTTCCTGGTTGAATTTAGCCATTAATTGCAAGCCCACAGTTAGTTCTTTCCCTCTTGAGTCTCTTCCCACTGTtccttcctgccctcctccccACCATTTATCCTCTGTACTGTCTGGGAGCCTTCTCTGCTCAACCCAGTTTCTCCTGTTCTGTGTCAGTCTGTTTCTAACCTGCAGCTACTCCGtcttttctcttccctgctccCATTAGGATCTGTTTCAGGtactgtctctctctctctctttctcttattGTTTCTTTTAACCCTCCttattctcctttttccctccctttctccacATTCAGCACATCCACTCATTCAGCCTGTCTGATGCATCAGTCTTTGCTATCAGTCTGTCCTCCTCATACATCTCTCTCATGTGATGAAGTTTTGGGTTCTGCTTTCTTGGGCCCTTAGAGTAAATCCTCATTGACACACAGTGTGGACCTGAGTCCCATGAACCTTGAGAAAGCCCTGGGTGTCTTCCCAGGTCTGATAGGCAggcagtggggcagcagcactCACAGTAAATGgcctgttttctttatttgcagCCTGGTGTTGCTGGTCATTCTCAATATGATGCTGTTCTACAAACTTTGGATGTTGGAATATACCACCCAGACGCTCACAGCATGGCAGGGCTTGAGGCTACAGGAAAGGTACTGGCACACAAGCTTTGTTTTTATAACTTCTTGCATGTTTCCGGTTGGTATTAGAGACACCAAAGCTCAGGGGCTACCTGGTGGATTGTTTCTCTTTGGTATGTAATAGGTGAAACATATGTAACAGCTGAAGCAGGTAAAACATATGTAATAAATGAAGCAGGTCATTAGCTAAAGCTGTTTGTTGGGTAAAAGcacctcctccttccctgccccctcatctttctcctcctcctcccctcatcatcttcctcctcctctcattatcttcctcctctccccccatcacccccccgtcatcatcttcctcatcttcctccccccatcatcttcctcatcttcctcccccaTCGtcatcctcatcttcctcatcttcctccccccatcgtcatcctcatcttcctcccccccatcgtcttcctcatcttcctccccccatcgtcttcctcatcttcctccccccatcgtcatcctcatcttcctcccccccatcgtcttcctcatcttcctccccccatcgtcttcctcatcttcctccccccatcgtcttcctcatcttcctccccccatcgtcttcctcatcttcctcatcttcctccccccatcgtcatcctcatcttcctcccccccatcgtcttcctcatcttcctcccccccatcgtcttcctcatcttcctcccccccatcgtcttcctcatcttcctccccccatcatcttcctcccccccatcgTCTTCCTCgtcttcctcccccccatcgtcttcctcccccccatcgtcttcctcatcttcctccccccatcGTCTTCCTCgtcttcctcccccccatcgTCTTTCTCCCCCCCAtcgtcttcctcatcttcctccccccatcatcttcctcccccccatcgtcttcctcatcttcctccccccatcatcttcctcccccccatcgTCTTCCTCgtcttcctcccccccatcgtcttcctcccccccattgtcttcctcatcttcctccccccatcGTCTTCCTCgtcttcctcccccccatcgtcttcctcatcttcctccccccatcATCTTTCTCCCCCCCAtcgtcttcctcatcttcctcccccccatcctcttcctcatcttcctccccccatcgtcttcctcatcttcctccccccatcATCTTTCTCCACCCCAtcgtcttcctcatcttcctccccccatcgtcttcctcatcttcctccccccatcgtcttcctcatcttcctccccccatcgtcttcctcatcttcctcccccccatcctcttcctcatcttcc from Excalfactoria chinensis isolate bCotChi1 chromosome 21, bCotChi1.hap2, whole genome shotgun sequence includes:
- the GRAMD1B gene encoding protein Aster-B isoform X2 codes for the protein MPAANMTETLQLPALQVPEQQVVEGSRAWSSSSTPTLRRKRFKMRRMKNVQEQSLEAGSYQDSPSSSKEYLQLPSIEITPSSDEDTPWSNCSTPSASPRRKRFLLRKWLRVREKKECSESSQQSSQQSSHDDDSSRFLSPHTRDDSTASNSNRSTPACSPILRKRSRSPTPQDSQGDTMVEKGSDHSSDKSPSTPEQGVQRSCSSQSGRSGAKNSKKSQSWYNVLSPTYKQRNEDFRKLFKHLPDTERLIVDYSCALQRDILLQGRLYLSENWICFYSNIFRWETLLTVRLKDICSMTKEKTARLIPNAIQVCTDTEKHFFTSFGARDRTYMMMFRLWQNALLDKPLCPKELWHFVHQCYGNELGLTSDDEDYVPPDDDFNTMGYCEEIPVEENEVNDSSSKSSMEAKPEASPQLPKKSVTASTLTSTGSSEAPASFDGVLPEEEEVVAESPVEKDLGIANIMGEKIEIIAPVNSPSLDFNDNEDIPTELSDSSETHDEGEVQAFYEDLNGRQYVNEVFNFSVDKLYDLLFTDSQFQRDFMEQRRFSDIIFHPWKKEENGNQTRVILYTITLTNPLAPKTATVTETQTMYKASQESECYVIDAEVLTHDVPYHDYFYTINRYTLTRVARNKSRLRVSTELRYRKQPWGLVKSFIEKNFWSGLEDYFRHLESELTKTESTYLAEVHRQSPKEKVSKQSTVRRRKRAHAHLRVPHLEEVLSPVTTPTDEEVAHRIKHVAGSTQTRHIPEESPSGFHLQSVSKLLLVISFVLVLLVILNMMLFYKLWMLEYTTQTLTAWQGLRLQERLPQSQTEWAQLLESQQKYHDSELQKWREIIKSSVMLLDQMKDSLINLQNGIGSRDFGSDPEEKRKRFH
- the GRAMD1B gene encoding protein Aster-B isoform X1 — encoded protein: MPAANMTETLQLPALQVPEQQVVEGSRAWSSSSTPTLRRKRFKMRRMKNVQEQSLEAGSYQDSPSSSKEYLQLPSIEITPSSDEDTPWSNCSTPSASPRRKRFLLRKWLRVREKKECSESSSQQSSQQSSHDDDSSRFLSPHTRDDSTASNSNRSTPACSPILRKRSRSPTPQDSQGDTMVEKGSDHSSDKSPSTPEQGVQRSCSSQSGRSGAKNSKKSQSWYNVLSPTYKQRNEDFRKLFKHLPDTERLIVDYSCALQRDILLQGRLYLSENWICFYSNIFRWETLLTVRLKDICSMTKEKTARLIPNAIQVCTDTEKHFFTSFGARDRTYMMMFRLWQNALLDKPLCPKELWHFVHQCYGNELGLTSDDEDYVPPDDDFNTMGYCEEIPVEENEVNDSSSKSSMEAKPEASPQLPKKSVTASTLTSTGSSEAPASFDGVLPEEEEVVAESPVEKDLGIANIMGEKIEIIAPVNSPSLDFNDNEDIPTELSDSSETHDEGEVQAFYEDLNGRQYVNEVFNFSVDKLYDLLFTDSQFQRDFMEQRRFSDIIFHPWKKEENGNQTRVILYTITLTNPLAPKTATVTETQTMYKASQESECYVIDAEVLTHDVPYHDYFYTINRYTLTRVARNKSRLRVSTELRYRKQPWGLVKSFIEKNFWSGLEDYFRHLESELTKTESTYLAEVHRQSPKEKVSKQSTVRRRKRAHAHLRVPHLEEVLSPVTTPTDEEVAHRIKHVAGSTQTRHIPEESPSGFHLQSVSKLLLVISFVLVLLVILNMMLFYKLWMLEYTTQTLTAWQGLRLQERLPQSQTEWAQLLESQQKYHDSELQKWREIIKSSVMLLDQMKDSLINLQNGIGSRDFGSDPEEKRKRFH
- the GRAMD1B gene encoding protein Aster-B isoform X3 → MNECPLSRASSQQSSQQSSHDDDSSRFLSPHTRDDSTASNSNRSTPACSPILRKRSRSPTPQDSQGDTMVEKGSDHSSDKSPSTPEQGVQRSCSSQSGRSGAKNSKKSQSWYNVLSPTYKQRNEDFRKLFKHLPDTERLIVDYSCALQRDILLQGRLYLSENWICFYSNIFRWETLLTVRLKDICSMTKEKTARLIPNAIQVCTDTEKHFFTSFGARDRTYMMMFRLWQNALLDKPLCPKELWHFVHQCYGNELGLTSDDEDYVPPDDDFNTMGYCEEIPVEENEVNDSSSKSSMEAKPEASPQLPKKSVTASTLTSTGSSEAPASFDGVLPEEEEVVAESPVEKDLGIANIMGEKIEIIAPVNSPSLDFNDNEDIPTELSDSSETHDEGEVQAFYEDLNGRQYVNEVFNFSVDKLYDLLFTDSQFQRDFMEQRRFSDIIFHPWKKEENGNQTRVILYTITLTNPLAPKTATVTETQTMYKASQESECYVIDAEVLTHDVPYHDYFYTINRYTLTRVARNKSRLRVSTELRYRKQPWGLVKSFIEKNFWSGLEDYFRHLESELTKTESTYLAEVHRQSPKEKVSKQSTVRRRKRAHAHLRVPHLEEVLSPVTTPTDEEVAHRIKHVAGSTQTRHIPEESPSGFHLQSVSKLLLVISFVLVLLVILNMMLFYKLWMLEYTTQTLTAWQGLRLQERLPQSQTEWAQLLESQQKYHDSELQKWREIIKSSVMLLDQMKDSLINLQNGIGSRDFGSDPEEKRKRFH
- the GRAMD1B gene encoding protein Aster-B isoform X4 yields the protein MKGFKLACTASNSNRSTPACSPILRKRSRSPTPQDSQGDTMVEKGSDHSSDKSPSTPEQGVQRSCSSQSGRSGAKNSKKSQSWYNVLSPTYKQRNEDFRKLFKHLPDTERLIVDYSCALQRDILLQGRLYLSENWICFYSNIFRWETLLTVRLKDICSMTKEKTARLIPNAIQVCTDTEKHFFTSFGARDRTYMMMFRLWQNALLDKPLCPKELWHFVHQCYGNELGLTSDDEDYVPPDDDFNTMGYCEEIPVEENEVNDSSSKSSMEAKPEASPQLPKKSVTASTLTSTGSSEAPASFDGVLPEEEEVVAESPVEKDLGIANIMGEKIEIIAPVNSPSLDFNDNEDIPTELSDSSETHDEGEVQAFYEDLNGRQYVNEVFNFSVDKLYDLLFTDSQFQRDFMEQRRFSDIIFHPWKKEENGNQTRVILYTITLTNPLAPKTATVTETQTMYKASQESECYVIDAEVLTHDVPYHDYFYTINRYTLTRVARNKSRLRVSTELRYRKQPWGLVKSFIEKNFWSGLEDYFRHLESELTKTESTYLAEVHRQSPKEKVSKQSTVRRRKRAHAHLRVPHLEEVLSPVTTPTDEEVAHRIKHVAGSTQTRHIPEESPSGFHLQSVSKLLLVISFVLVLLVILNMMLFYKLWMLEYTTQTLTAWQGLRLQERLPQSQTEWAQLLESQQKYHDSELQKWREIIKSSVMLLDQMKDSLINLQNGIGSRDFGSDPEEKRKRFH
- the GRAMD1B gene encoding protein Aster-B isoform X6, producing MVEKGSDHSSDKSPSTPEQGVQRSCSSQSGRSGAKNSKKSQSWYNVLSPTYKQRNEDFRKLFKHLPDTERLIVDYSCALQRDILLQGRLYLSENWICFYSNIFRWETLLTVRLKDICSMTKEKTARLIPNAIQVCTDTEKHFFTSFGARDRTYMMMFRLWQNALLDKPLCPKELWHFVHQCYGNELGLTSDDEDYVPPDDDFNTMGYCEEIPVEENEVNDSSSKSSMEAKPEASPQLPKKSVTASTLTSTGSSEAPASFDGVLPEEEEVVAESPVEKDLGIANIMGEKIEIIAPVNSPSLDFNDNEDIPTELSDSSETHDEGEVQAFYEDLNGRQYVNEVFNFSVDKLYDLLFTDSQFQRDFMEQRRFSDIIFHPWKKEENGNQTRVILYTITLTNPLAPKTATVTETQTMYKASQESECYVIDAEVLTHDVPYHDYFYTINRYTLTRVARNKSRLRVSTELRYRKQPWGLVKSFIEKNFWSGLEDYFRHLESELTKTESTYLAEVHRQSPKEKVSKQSTVRRRKRAHAHLRVPHLEEVLSPVTTPTDEEVAHRIKHVAGSTQTRHIPEESPSGFHLQSVSKLLLVISFVLVLLVILNMMLFYKLWMLEYTTQTLTAWQGLRLQERLPQSQTEWAQLLESQQKYHDSELQKWREIIKSSVMLLDQMKDSLINLQNGIGSRDFGSDPEEKRKRFH
- the GRAMD1B gene encoding protein Aster-B isoform X5, which translates into the protein MATSTASNSNRSTPACSPILRKRSRSPTPQDSQGDTMVEKGSDHSSDKSPSTPEQGVQRSCSSQSGRSGAKNSKKSQSWYNVLSPTYKQRNEDFRKLFKHLPDTERLIVDYSCALQRDILLQGRLYLSENWICFYSNIFRWETLLTVRLKDICSMTKEKTARLIPNAIQVCTDTEKHFFTSFGARDRTYMMMFRLWQNALLDKPLCPKELWHFVHQCYGNELGLTSDDEDYVPPDDDFNTMGYCEEIPVEENEVNDSSSKSSMEAKPEASPQLPKKSVTASTLTSTGSSEAPASFDGVLPEEEEVVAESPVEKDLGIANIMGEKIEIIAPVNSPSLDFNDNEDIPTELSDSSETHDEGEVQAFYEDLNGRQYVNEVFNFSVDKLYDLLFTDSQFQRDFMEQRRFSDIIFHPWKKEENGNQTRVILYTITLTNPLAPKTATVTETQTMYKASQESECYVIDAEVLTHDVPYHDYFYTINRYTLTRVARNKSRLRVSTELRYRKQPWGLVKSFIEKNFWSGLEDYFRHLESELTKTESTYLAEVHRQSPKEKVSKQSTVRRRKRAHAHLRVPHLEEVLSPVTTPTDEEVAHRIKHVAGSTQTRHIPEESPSGFHLQSVSKLLLVISFVLVLLVILNMMLFYKLWMLEYTTQTLTAWQGLRLQERLPQSQTEWAQLLESQQKYHDSELQKWREIIKSSVMLLDQMKDSLINLQNGIGSRDFGSDPEEKRKRFH